In one Nocardia tengchongensis genomic region, the following are encoded:
- a CDS encoding alpha-isopropylmalate synthase regulatory domain-containing protein, with amino-acid sequence MTITLDTAMFIAAAPASLRAECAGLTPAEFHDRYCDPMGPVKLSDWTPIGDRAGTATLEIASHLRTVVATGSPVAALTSALYDEGYPVEILAFHQRSTPEGTATFVQCEFNGRRGWGAALADDAAESTIRAMIAGINHLGSHF; translated from the coding sequence ATGACCATCACTCTGGATACCGCCATGTTCATTGCCGCTGCCCCCGCGAGCCTGCGGGCCGAATGCGCCGGCTTGACCCCCGCCGAGTTCCACGACCGCTACTGCGACCCGATGGGCCCGGTGAAGCTCAGCGACTGGACCCCGATCGGCGACCGCGCCGGGACGGCCACCCTGGAAATCGCCTCTCACCTGCGCACCGTCGTGGCGACGGGCAGCCCGGTGGCCGCGCTCACCTCGGCGCTCTACGACGAGGGCTACCCGGTGGAGATCCTGGCCTTCCACCAGCGCAGCACCCCGGAGGGCACCGCCACCTTCGTGCAGTGCGAGTTCAACGGCCGTCGTGGCTGGGGCGCCGCCCTCGCCGACGACGCCGCCGAGTCGACCATCCGCGCCATGATCGCCGGCATCAATCACCTCGGCTCGCACTTCTGA
- a CDS encoding isocitrate/isopropylmalate dehydrogenase family protein produces the protein MSESDTRTRLGLLEGDGIGPEIVRATRDVVDEAFATTGLPPVEWVVLPLGHAGIEQYGSPVPEQTLAGLAELDAWIMGPHDSASYAPEHRAGLPPAGAVRKRFGLYANIRPARTVEGVRSLATDMDLLILRENTEGLYADRNMAAGSGEFQPSRDVALSVGVFTRAAIERIAHLGFEIAGERSKKLTVVHKANVLPMTMGMFRDICYEVAAQYPEIEVNDEHVDAAAAHLVRAPGDYDVIVTENLFGDILSDLAGELSGSLGMAASVNCSDTQIMAQAVHGAAPTLAGRNRANPVALFNSAAAMLHWMSRTHHYSALRRVGDRIEHAVADTLRAGVATSDLGGLASTSEFTEQVRARLHRW, from the coding sequence ATGAGCGAGAGCGACACTCGAACCCGGCTGGGTCTGCTGGAGGGCGACGGCATCGGCCCCGAAATCGTCCGCGCCACCCGGGATGTGGTGGACGAGGCGTTCGCGACCACGGGCCTGCCGCCGGTGGAGTGGGTGGTGTTGCCGCTGGGCCACGCGGGGATCGAGCAGTACGGCAGTCCGGTGCCCGAGCAGACCCTCGCCGGTCTGGCCGAACTCGACGCCTGGATCATGGGCCCGCACGACAGCGCCTCCTACGCCCCCGAACATCGGGCCGGGCTGCCGCCGGCGGGCGCGGTCCGCAAGCGTTTCGGCCTCTACGCCAATATCCGGCCCGCCCGCACCGTCGAGGGGGTGCGGTCGCTCGCCACGGACATGGATCTGCTGATCCTGCGCGAGAACACCGAGGGCCTCTACGCCGACCGCAATATGGCCGCCGGCTCCGGCGAGTTCCAGCCCTCGCGCGATGTCGCGCTGTCGGTCGGCGTGTTCACCCGGGCCGCGATCGAGCGGATCGCGCACCTGGGGTTCGAGATCGCCGGTGAACGCTCCAAGAAGCTGACCGTGGTGCACAAGGCCAATGTGTTGCCCATGACCATGGGCATGTTCCGCGACATCTGTTACGAGGTGGCCGCGCAGTACCCGGAGATCGAGGTGAACGACGAGCACGTGGACGCGGCGGCCGCGCATCTGGTCCGCGCGCCGGGGGACTACGACGTGATCGTCACCGAGAATCTCTTCGGCGACATCCTGTCCGATCTGGCGGGTGAACTGAGTGGTTCGCTGGGCATGGCCGCCTCGGTGAACTGCTCCGATACCCAGATCATGGCGCAGGCCGTGCACGGGGCGGCCCCGACGCTGGCCGGGCGCAATCGCGCGAACCCGGTGGCGCTGTTCAACTCCGCCGCGGCGATGCTGCACTGGATGAGCCGCACCCATCACTACAGCGCGTTGCGCCGGGTCGGAGACCGCATCGAACACGCGGTTGCTGATACGTTGCGAGCTGGTGTTGCAACGTCCGATTTGGGTGGGCTAGCCTCTACCTCCGAATTCACCGAGCAGGTGCGCGCACGGCTGCACCGCTGGTGA
- a CDS encoding 2'-5' RNA ligase family protein, translating into MVQSVELVLDATSEAEVRRQWAALSELGLHTPGPGYRPHITMAVAEEIWPRLDKALAQQDFRPFQVRLGGLLVFGTHAPVLVRAVVPSAPLISLQHRLFRVVSECPGIPGNVRPDSWTPHVTLARRLRPGQFDAALGAVATDKDLRVTVEDIRRWDGARRVEWSVTAGHRPAP; encoded by the coding sequence ATGGTGCAATCGGTGGAGCTGGTGCTGGACGCGACGTCCGAAGCCGAGGTGCGGCGGCAGTGGGCGGCGCTGAGCGAACTCGGGCTGCACACGCCCGGACCCGGATACCGGCCGCACATCACCATGGCGGTGGCCGAGGAGATCTGGCCGCGACTGGACAAAGCCTTGGCGCAGCAGGACTTCCGGCCGTTCCAGGTCCGCCTCGGCGGACTGCTCGTCTTCGGCACGCACGCCCCCGTGCTGGTGCGGGCGGTGGTGCCGTCCGCACCGCTGATCTCCTTGCAGCACAGGCTCTTCCGGGTGGTCTCCGAATGCCCGGGCATCCCGGGCAACGTGCGCCCCGACAGCTGGACGCCGCACGTCACCCTGGCCCGGCGGTTGCGGCCCGGCCAGTTCGACGCCGCGCTGGGCGCGGTGGCAACCGACAAGGACCTGCGGGTTACCGTGGAGGACATCCGGCGATGGGATGGTGCCCGGCGCGTCGAATGGTCCGTGACCGCGGGACACCGGCCCGCCCCGTAG